One stretch of Bremerella cremea DNA includes these proteins:
- a CDS encoding PH domain-containing protein, translated as MKQAIAGLSLSSQHEATAIVVWPSVSASEIGQKLGRLYEKKEGKGIFTLGNLFVLLSIPLAIPLYLWNFLPVVGTRYRITNRQVIVERGIQGVSERQMGLGDFDRIEIVQQSGQAWFRSADMIFWQQKPSDVGESPQEVEVLRLPGVPYPEVFRAACQKAAMTYRGFREIHQRQATGP; from the coding sequence ATGAAACAAGCCATCGCTGGCCTCTCGTTAAGTAGCCAACACGAAGCAACCGCCATTGTGGTGTGGCCATCGGTTTCTGCCTCGGAAATTGGGCAGAAGCTGGGGAGGCTTTATGAAAAGAAAGAAGGCAAAGGGATTTTCACGTTGGGGAATCTCTTTGTGCTGCTTTCGATTCCATTGGCGATCCCCCTCTATCTCTGGAATTTTCTGCCGGTTGTGGGGACTCGGTATCGCATCACCAATCGCCAGGTAATTGTTGAGCGAGGAATTCAGGGTGTGTCTGAGAGGCAGATGGGGTTGGGGGACTTTGATCGTATTGAAATCGTTCAACAGTCAGGGCAGGCTTGGTTTCGCTCAGCCGACATGATTTTTTGGCAACAGAAGCCTTCCGATGTCGGTGAAAGCCCGCAGGAAGTCGAAGTACTTCGTTTGCCAGGGGTTCCCTACCCGGAAGTGTTTCGGGCGGCCTGTCAAAAAGCGGCCATGACCTATCGTGGGTTTCGAGAGATTCACCAACGTCAAGCAACCGGCCCTTGA
- the floA gene encoding flotillin-like protein FloA (flotillin-like protein involved in membrane lipid rafts) — translation MLVVLGIIILIVLLNYGQLWFQAAASSADISLWSLVGMSLRQVNSRLIVKAKIMAKQSGLDIDRRNGISTRRLEAHYLAGGNVMHVIHAIIAAHRAGIDLDFDRAAAIDLAGRDVVDAVRTSVLPKVIDCPDPRRSGKSTLSAIAKNGVELRVRAKVTVKTSLEQLIGGATEETVIARVGESIISAIGSSEHHTHVLENPDVITRAVLARGLDAHTAYEIVSIDIADIDVGENVGARLQNDQAEADTRVARAKAEQRRAEAIAAEQENKAKVAMNRAKLVFAEAEVPKAMADAFRSGSMHAPHENGQA, via the coding sequence ATGCTGGTCGTGCTAGGCATAATCATTTTGATTGTGCTTTTGAATTACGGTCAGCTGTGGTTTCAAGCGGCAGCGTCGAGCGCTGATATTTCGCTTTGGAGCTTGGTCGGAATGAGCTTGCGGCAGGTTAACAGCCGGCTCATTGTCAAAGCCAAGATCATGGCCAAACAGTCGGGGCTCGATATCGATCGACGGAATGGGATCAGTACCAGACGGTTGGAAGCCCATTACCTAGCTGGCGGTAACGTGATGCACGTGATCCATGCGATTATTGCCGCGCATCGTGCTGGGATCGATTTAGACTTCGACCGTGCCGCAGCAATCGACTTGGCCGGTCGCGATGTGGTGGACGCTGTGCGAACGAGCGTATTGCCCAAGGTGATTGACTGCCCAGATCCACGCCGCAGCGGTAAGAGCACGCTGAGTGCTATTGCTAAAAACGGTGTTGAATTACGCGTGCGGGCAAAGGTAACGGTGAAGACCTCGCTGGAGCAGTTGATTGGTGGGGCAACGGAAGAAACGGTGATTGCCCGTGTGGGTGAGAGCATTATTTCCGCAATCGGTTCTTCCGAGCATCATACGCATGTTCTCGAAAATCCGGACGTGATTACCCGAGCGGTGTTGGCTCGTGGTCTGGATGCCCATACTGCTTACGAGATTGTTTCGATTGATATTGCTGATATCGACGTGGGTGAGAATGTCGGAGCCCGTTTGCAGAACGATCAGGCTGAGGCCGATACGCGTGTGGCCCGTGCCAAGGCGGAACAGCGCCGGGCGGAAGCGATCGCTGCCGAGCAGGAAAACAAAGCGAAAGTCGCCATGAACCGCGCGAAGCTGGTTTTCGCCGAAGCAGAGGTCCCCAAAGCGATGGCCGATGCCTTCCGCAGTGGTTCGATGCACGCGCCGCACGAGAATGGTCAAGCTTAG
- a CDS encoding secretin N-terminal domain-containing protein translates to MLFAIASILAVSLTSTAFGQANSDPFGGTVEAQASPGGPRRGPRPRPDGPQPGGQPPQGKPAEGKSAETPDAGKPEGEKKPDEAPQGPIKRKDEPDKPADPEELKVRPDDQGKVRFNFRGQAWPDVLDWLADISNTSLDWQELPSDYLNLTTQRAYSVDEVRDLLNERLMTRGYTILQQQEGMVVAKLEGLNPARVPRVHSEDLRHCDEHEFVKVSFPLSWLIAEDAVEELKPMLSKYGSMSALATSNRLEVMDVATNLRQMQHMLQEEQSAEVRSAKVHEFFLRYTRAEDVMNQLQSLLGMQKASGGGGGAMNPQMMQQMQQMQQQMMQQMQQAQQQGGNKAKRSSSGNNDIRLVINSRQNSIIANAPPDKLVIIAEAVKMFDVPPQPGATIGANFQRVQVFRLAQLDPKALQAMLLQAGNLDPSTQLVADEKNKALIAYATPADKITIEALINKLDGSGRQFKVLRLRRLQADYVAGSIRFMMGEGEEEDDSNSRRGYYSYYGYGQQQQENKSKDKFRVDADVVNNRLLLWANDIELESIENLLVQLGEIPANGDPQGGRLRTLELGSSDDAEKILKKLKEVWPQVSPAPLEIEAPQIKAECPEKPASEANEAKKTDQPTKDDTASHRPRIRVPVHLAAVMSDSLPPANDETVAQAPQQAPDKEELDELSQEELKQRYFPDTSEKPDSQQASNQPVVIQVDANGRLTLSSKNPAMLDLLEEVLAEITPPPKDWEVFELKYANAYWVSLNLEDFFDEEEEEDSGMPRWFYSFGQDEKKEDPLRLSQRKKLKFLADTDTNTIVVQNASAEQLATVRDLVKLYDKPEPVTEERTRLNSTYAVRYSRATAIAESVKEVFRDLLSSNDKSLQQQQQGGGDREKTPERYASDYISQTGSGFNGKLSIGVDDISNTLLISAEGEPLMNLVMDMIKRIDESAKQASTVRVVNLRTGVGGDKIRELLNQLLEKQNPNQQQPNQNPNGQPNGNQPQNQNRQRGPRGGWQNSGQPQAIEVDN, encoded by the coding sequence ATGCTCTTTGCCATCGCTTCGATTCTTGCGGTATCTCTTACGTCGACAGCGTTCGGTCAAGCTAACTCAGACCCATTTGGTGGTACTGTGGAAGCCCAAGCGAGCCCAGGCGGCCCACGTCGTGGTCCAAGGCCTCGGCCAGATGGCCCCCAGCCGGGAGGCCAGCCTCCGCAGGGGAAGCCAGCAGAGGGCAAATCAGCAGAAACACCAGACGCAGGCAAACCTGAAGGCGAAAAGAAACCTGACGAAGCCCCCCAAGGGCCAATCAAGCGAAAAGATGAACCCGATAAACCAGCAGATCCTGAAGAGCTAAAAGTACGCCCCGATGATCAGGGCAAGGTGAGATTCAACTTCCGTGGCCAAGCTTGGCCGGATGTGCTGGACTGGCTCGCAGATATCTCGAATACCAGCCTCGATTGGCAAGAGCTTCCCAGCGACTATCTGAACCTTACGACCCAACGGGCATACTCGGTCGATGAAGTTCGTGATTTGCTGAACGAACGCTTAATGACACGCGGCTACACCATCTTGCAACAACAAGAAGGGATGGTCGTGGCCAAATTGGAAGGGCTTAACCCGGCCCGCGTTCCGCGGGTCCATTCAGAAGACCTACGTCATTGCGACGAGCACGAGTTTGTCAAAGTCTCGTTTCCGCTCAGCTGGCTAATCGCCGAAGATGCCGTAGAAGAATTGAAGCCAATGCTCAGCAAGTACGGCAGCATGTCTGCGCTGGCGACCTCTAATCGCCTGGAAGTAATGGACGTGGCAACCAATCTTCGACAGATGCAGCATATGTTGCAAGAAGAACAATCAGCAGAAGTACGCTCGGCCAAAGTCCATGAATTCTTCCTTCGCTATACCCGGGCAGAGGATGTCATGAACCAACTGCAATCCCTGCTCGGCATGCAAAAAGCAAGCGGTGGGGGTGGCGGTGCGATGAATCCGCAAATGATGCAGCAAATGCAACAGATGCAGCAACAAATGATGCAGCAGATGCAGCAAGCCCAACAACAAGGGGGCAACAAAGCCAAACGAAGCTCGAGCGGCAACAACGATATTCGTTTGGTCATCAACTCGCGCCAGAACAGCATTATCGCCAACGCTCCGCCAGATAAATTGGTGATCATCGCTGAAGCCGTGAAGATGTTTGATGTTCCGCCGCAACCAGGTGCGACCATCGGCGCTAACTTCCAACGGGTGCAAGTCTTTCGTTTAGCCCAACTCGACCCCAAAGCCCTGCAAGCGATGCTTCTACAGGCAGGCAATCTCGATCCGTCCACTCAACTCGTAGCTGACGAAAAAAACAAGGCCTTAATCGCTTACGCGACCCCAGCCGACAAAATCACTATCGAAGCGTTGATTAACAAATTGGACGGCAGCGGACGTCAATTCAAAGTCTTACGTCTTCGTCGCCTGCAAGCCGATTACGTCGCCGGTTCAATCCGTTTCATGATGGGTGAAGGCGAAGAAGAGGACGATAGCAACAGTCGCCGTGGTTACTACTCCTATTACGGGTATGGTCAGCAACAGCAAGAGAACAAAAGCAAAGATAAATTTCGCGTCGATGCCGATGTCGTCAACAATCGGCTCCTGCTGTGGGCCAACGACATCGAGTTGGAATCGATCGAAAATCTCTTGGTGCAACTGGGGGAAATCCCCGCGAACGGCGATCCGCAAGGTGGGCGTCTCAGAACGCTGGAGCTAGGCTCTTCCGACGATGCCGAGAAAATCCTGAAGAAACTCAAAGAGGTTTGGCCACAAGTTTCTCCGGCCCCGCTGGAAATTGAAGCTCCCCAGATTAAGGCCGAATGTCCTGAAAAGCCAGCCAGTGAAGCCAACGAAGCCAAGAAAACAGACCAGCCCACCAAGGATGACACGGCCTCGCATCGTCCCCGCATTCGTGTCCCAGTTCATTTGGCTGCGGTAATGTCCGACTCGTTGCCACCCGCCAACGATGAAACCGTTGCCCAAGCTCCCCAGCAAGCCCCGGACAAGGAAGAACTGGATGAGCTTTCGCAAGAAGAACTCAAGCAACGCTATTTTCCAGACACTTCAGAGAAACCAGACAGCCAGCAGGCATCCAATCAGCCCGTCGTGATCCAGGTCGATGCCAATGGACGGCTAACGCTTTCCTCAAAAAACCCGGCCATGCTGGACTTGCTGGAAGAAGTTCTCGCGGAAATCACCCCTCCGCCTAAAGACTGGGAAGTCTTTGAATTGAAATACGCGAACGCCTACTGGGTTTCCCTCAATCTAGAAGACTTCTTTGATGAAGAAGAGGAAGAAGACTCTGGGATGCCGCGATGGTTTTATAGCTTCGGCCAAGATGAAAAGAAAGAAGATCCTCTACGTCTTTCTCAACGCAAAAAGCTGAAGTTCTTGGCTGACACCGATACCAACACGATCGTCGTGCAGAATGCCAGCGCCGAGCAATTGGCGACGGTCCGCGATTTGGTCAAATTGTACGACAAACCAGAGCCGGTCACCGAAGAAAGAACGCGTCTGAACTCAACCTATGCAGTACGCTATTCCCGGGCTACGGCCATTGCCGAATCGGTTAAGGAAGTCTTTCGCGATCTTCTGTCGTCCAACGACAAATCGCTACAGCAGCAGCAACAAGGAGGTGGCGACCGCGAGAAAACTCCGGAACGCTATGCCAGCGATTACATCTCGCAGACTGGCTCAGGCTTTAATGGCAAGCTGTCGATCGGCGTCGACGATATCTCGAACACGCTGCTGATCTCTGCCGAGGGAGAGCCGTTGATGAATTTAGTGATGGATATGATCAAGCGAATCGACGAATCTGCCAAGCAAGCTTCCACCGTTCGTGTCGTTAACTTACGAACAGGAGTCGGGGGGGACAAGATTCGCGAGCTTTTGAATCAGTTGCTAGAAAAGCAAAACCCCAATCAGCAGCAGCCCAATCAAAATCCCAACGGACAGCCAAACGGCAATCAGCCGCAAAACCAAAACCGCCAACGCGGGCCTAGAGGAGGCTGGCAAAATAGCGGCCAGCCCCAAGCAATTGAGGTAGACAACTAG
- a CDS encoding acyl-CoA thioesterase, with protein sequence MYDLENLPPELIDFPAVAKVPVQWGDMDSFQHVNNVVYLRWFETSRVCYLEVSGLNPILEGSGCGPILVSVHCNYRKQLRYPDQVLIGARMVKLGGTSMKVEHIVYSTAQQAVVADGDSSVVYFDYANQKAVMIPDEVRTMIGKAEGKEV encoded by the coding sequence ATGTACGATCTTGAAAATCTCCCCCCGGAGTTAATCGACTTTCCGGCGGTCGCTAAGGTGCCGGTTCAGTGGGGGGATATGGATTCGTTCCAGCATGTCAACAACGTGGTTTACCTGCGTTGGTTCGAGACCTCCCGCGTTTGCTACCTGGAAGTTTCTGGATTGAATCCAATTCTAGAGGGCTCGGGCTGTGGTCCGATTCTCGTTTCGGTCCATTGCAACTACCGCAAGCAGTTGCGATACCCTGATCAGGTGCTTATTGGTGCCCGGATGGTTAAGCTCGGTGGAACAAGCATGAAAGTCGAGCACATCGTCTACAGCACGGCGCAGCAAGCTGTCGTGGCAGACGGAGATTCGAGCGTCGTGTACTTCGATTATGCTAATCAAAAAGCAGTGATGATTCCGGACGAAGTCCGCACGATGATTGGGAAAGCCGAAGGCAAAGAGGTTTAA
- a CDS encoding fumarylacetoacetate hydrolase family protein, translating into MRLAKFIGTHGTPAVGLVRDNEVVQFSSHEVSSLFDILNAESPVQMVESLLGNAEQTIPLDQVAWLPPIDQQEVWAAGVTYKRSQTARMEESEAAADCYDRVYQSDRPELFFKATPHRVTGTGQTLRIRKDSKWNVPEPEFALALNSRGQIVGLTIGNDMSSRDIEGENPLYLPQAKVYDQCCGLGPWVVLASEYWKDFPQLSDIQVRLEIVRGGEEAFRGETSLDQLARSLEGLVEYLFRDQHFPRGAFLLTGTGIVPDNDFTLQPQDIVNITISGIGTLSSEIIQG; encoded by the coding sequence ATGCGTCTCGCAAAGTTCATCGGCACCCACGGTACCCCTGCCGTAGGCCTGGTTCGTGACAATGAAGTCGTGCAGTTCTCGTCGCACGAAGTTAGCTCGTTGTTCGACATTTTGAATGCCGAGAGCCCCGTTCAGATGGTCGAGTCGTTGCTCGGCAACGCCGAACAAACCATCCCTTTGGACCAGGTGGCCTGGCTTCCTCCCATCGATCAGCAGGAGGTTTGGGCGGCTGGGGTGACCTATAAGCGAAGCCAGACCGCTCGGATGGAGGAGTCGGAAGCGGCCGCCGATTGTTACGATCGAGTTTACCAGTCCGACCGGCCTGAGTTGTTCTTCAAGGCCACACCCCATCGGGTGACAGGCACAGGACAAACTTTACGAATTCGCAAGGACTCGAAGTGGAACGTGCCAGAGCCGGAATTTGCGTTGGCCCTGAATTCTCGGGGGCAAATCGTGGGTCTTACCATTGGCAACGATATGAGCAGCCGGGACATTGAAGGAGAGAACCCCCTTTATCTCCCTCAGGCAAAAGTTTATGACCAATGTTGCGGCTTGGGGCCGTGGGTTGTTTTGGCTTCGGAATATTGGAAAGACTTCCCACAGCTATCCGACATCCAGGTTCGGCTCGAGATTGTTCGTGGTGGCGAGGAAGCTTTCAGGGGAGAAACGAGCCTCGATCAATTGGCTCGCTCGCTTGAGGGATTGGTTGAATACCTCTTCCGCGATCAGCATTTCCCACGTGGAGCCTTTCTGCTGACCGGGACGGGAATTGTGCCGGACAACGATTTCACCCTCCAGCCACAAGACATCGTGAATATTACCATTTCGGGCATTGGTACCCTGAGCAGCGAGATTATTCAGGGTTAG
- a CDS encoding RNA polymerase sigma factor RpoD/SigA, which yields MRSQEKAIQSNASQSGEPESLRAYLTEMGKIPRLTPKQEVVLAQRVTRTRIAFLRRLLACGVVSTRICDLLVEVLEGDRRLDRTLEVTISNAQERALWQDKIKHAIERLTEAAQQDHEDLSVVMTAKEQTAEQRQRAIERLMRRRHGIACFLHSLGLREKFFSAWMRAIEDTAERLADAEGNATGQATDIFRMPTSAEGMKVFGLYQETPGTLAFQLPRIRQMQDAYAVSKQQLVAANLRLVVSIAKSYRNRGLSFMDLIQEGNLGLIRAVEKFDQSLGFKFATYATWWIRQAVLKAISEQAKLIRVPVRMQERIQAVQTAKAFLRQEESRNPTIEEVARHAKISEKEVRHVDALIGGTLSLDARLWEEDDFADILPENNGAPALSESGRTTIQKLLQKVFNVLNQREQEILRRRFGIGDGRTQTLEEVSRVFSLTRERIRQIEIAALRKLRKSSDCACLEDWIDEPVTL from the coding sequence ATGCGTAGCCAAGAGAAAGCGATCCAAAGCAATGCATCGCAAAGTGGAGAACCAGAGTCGCTTCGAGCTTATCTGACCGAGATGGGGAAAATCCCTCGGCTTACGCCAAAGCAGGAAGTGGTTCTAGCGCAGCGAGTAACGAGAACTCGAATCGCTTTCTTGCGGAGATTGCTGGCGTGCGGTGTCGTCTCGACGCGCATTTGTGATTTGTTGGTCGAGGTCCTCGAAGGGGATCGCCGGCTGGACCGTACCTTAGAAGTTACGATCAGTAATGCTCAGGAAAGAGCCCTGTGGCAAGATAAGATCAAGCATGCCATCGAAAGGCTAACCGAGGCGGCCCAGCAAGATCACGAAGATCTTTCCGTCGTGATGACGGCAAAGGAGCAAACCGCCGAGCAACGCCAGCGGGCTATCGAACGGTTGATGCGAAGGCGTCACGGGATCGCTTGTTTTCTGCATTCGTTGGGTTTGCGAGAAAAATTCTTTTCCGCGTGGATGCGCGCCATTGAAGATACTGCGGAGCGATTGGCAGATGCCGAAGGAAACGCTACAGGTCAAGCTACGGATATCTTTCGTATGCCGACCTCGGCTGAGGGGATGAAGGTTTTCGGGCTGTACCAAGAAACCCCCGGAACTCTAGCCTTTCAGTTGCCCCGCATTCGCCAAATGCAAGACGCCTATGCTGTGTCGAAGCAACAGCTTGTCGCGGCCAATTTGCGTTTGGTCGTCTCGATTGCCAAGTCGTATCGTAATCGCGGACTAAGCTTCATGGACTTGATCCAGGAAGGAAATCTTGGCCTGATCCGGGCGGTGGAAAAGTTTGACCAATCGTTAGGCTTCAAGTTTGCTACTTACGCAACGTGGTGGATTCGCCAAGCGGTCCTCAAAGCAATTTCAGAGCAGGCCAAGTTGATTCGTGTCCCCGTGCGGATGCAGGAACGGATTCAAGCGGTACAAACAGCCAAGGCTTTCTTACGGCAAGAGGAGAGTCGAAATCCGACCATTGAAGAGGTCGCTCGGCACGCCAAGATTAGTGAAAAGGAAGTCCGGCATGTGGATGCACTGATCGGTGGCACGCTTTCATTAGATGCCAGGCTGTGGGAGGAAGATGATTTCGCGGATATCTTGCCGGAAAATAACGGCGCGCCCGCGTTGAGCGAATCGGGCCGGACAACCATTCAGAAGTTGTTGCAAAAAGTCTTCAATGTGCTCAATCAGCGCGAGCAGGAAATTCTCCGACGCCGTTTTGGCATTGGAGATGGTCGTACGCAAACGCTGGAGGAGGTCAGCCGCGTGTTTTCTTTGACTCGGGAGCGAATTCGCCAGATTGAAATCGCGGCGCTTCGCAAGTTACGAAAATCAAGCGACTGTGCCTGCCTCGAAGATTGGATTGATGAACCGGTGACGCTATAA
- a CDS encoding HD domain-containing protein, producing the protein MSEPSKLRRQIAHEAARLLYDRQVSEYYQAKMKAARRVQRGWVKEADLPTNAEIRDEVQSMARMFEGDSRLNHLLAMRLEGLRMMKILERFRPKIVGSVLTGHVRQGSDIDLHVFSDSVSSVTAALDGEGVRYDVERKHVHKPGAEGVYVHIHIREEYPFEITVRASRDVSVVSRSSITGKPQERMSLAEFEQFLQTQYDRAQYEDGLAAIENQVDRFLQYEALMLPLENVKQNPKWHPEGDVLYHSLQVFELARKQLPYDEEFLLAALLHDVGKGIDPYNHVEAGLNALGDDITARTRWLIAYHMEAGQILDGTLGARAKQRLKQAESYEELMLLARCDREGRQTGVEVPELEEAIDYLRQLSYECDTW; encoded by the coding sequence ATGTCGGAACCGTCAAAGCTGCGTCGTCAGATTGCCCATGAAGCTGCGCGCCTGTTGTATGACCGCCAAGTCTCTGAATACTACCAGGCCAAAATGAAAGCGGCTCGCCGCGTCCAACGAGGTTGGGTCAAAGAAGCGGATCTCCCTACGAACGCCGAAATTCGAGATGAAGTCCAATCGATGGCTCGAATGTTTGAAGGGGACTCGCGTCTAAATCACCTGCTGGCCATGCGTCTGGAAGGCCTGCGCATGATGAAGATCCTCGAACGCTTTCGCCCTAAGATTGTCGGCAGCGTGCTGACGGGGCATGTTCGTCAAGGATCGGATATCGACCTCCATGTTTTCAGCGATAGTGTTTCTAGCGTAACCGCAGCCCTCGATGGAGAAGGGGTACGCTACGATGTCGAGCGAAAACATGTCCATAAACCGGGTGCCGAAGGTGTCTACGTACATATTCACATTCGGGAAGAATATCCCTTCGAGATCACAGTACGAGCCAGCAGAGACGTATCGGTCGTTTCGCGCAGCTCGATCACCGGTAAACCGCAAGAACGAATGAGCCTCGCCGAGTTCGAACAATTTTTACAAACACAATACGATCGTGCCCAGTACGAAGACGGGTTAGCCGCGATCGAAAACCAGGTCGACCGCTTTCTCCAATACGAAGCGTTAATGCTTCCGCTGGAAAACGTGAAGCAAAACCCTAAATGGCATCCGGAAGGAGATGTGCTTTATCACAGCCTCCAGGTATTTGAGTTGGCACGAAAGCAGCTTCCCTACGACGAGGAATTTCTCTTGGCTGCATTGCTGCACGATGTAGGCAAAGGAATCGATCCTTACAACCACGTCGAGGCTGGGCTTAACGCACTCGGAGACGACATCACCGCCCGAACGCGCTGGCTGATCGCTTATCACATGGAAGCGGGGCAGATCCTTGATGGCACGCTCGGGGCTCGGGCCAAGCAGCGACTCAAACAAGCCGAAAGCTACGAAGAGCTTATGCTACTGGCCCGTTGTGATCGCGAAGGACGGCAAACGGGTGTCGAAGTGCCGGAACTGGAAGAGGCAATCGACTATCTGCGGCAGCTATCGTACGAATGCGATACGTGGTAG
- a CDS encoding aldehyde dehydrogenase (NADP(+)) — translation MAVQQVFIGGKWRDANHSETFQADNPAEKQPLADVFPVSTWQDVDEALTAADVAFREMRQMAVDRLELFLNLFAHLLEENAQALCELAHQETGLPVSPRLLDVELPRTVNQLKMAAQAAGEGSWRVPTIDTKANIRSYYAGIGPVAVFGPNNFPLAFNGASGGDFAAAIAAGNPVIVKANPAHPATTRELVKLAAQAASEIGLPPAAIQLVYHMANEDGLRMVSDPRLGSIGFTGSGIAGRKLKEAADKVGKPIYLEMSSINPVVILPGALAERGADIASEFSTSCLMAAGQFCTNPGLIILMDDEHTTQFITTVKEAFGKAPAGTLLTKGVEASLAKSLQQLIDAGADVEVSGSGESSSKGYSCPNTLLSTTGDKFLEQPEVFQTEAFGNSSLIVKAKNLDQVCQIIDSLEGNLTGTIYSDQEGGDDPAYDAVSLVLRQKVGRLINDKMPTGVAVSPAMNHGGPFPSTGHPGFTAVGIPASIHRFAMLQCFDNVKEGRLPRELHNENPTGRTWRLIDGAWTQNSIS, via the coding sequence ATGGCGGTTCAGCAAGTTTTCATTGGCGGAAAATGGCGTGACGCGAATCATAGCGAGACATTTCAGGCCGACAATCCAGCGGAGAAGCAGCCATTGGCAGACGTTTTCCCGGTAAGTACCTGGCAAGACGTCGACGAAGCCCTGACGGCGGCAGATGTTGCTTTCCGGGAAATGCGCCAAATGGCGGTCGATCGCCTTGAACTGTTCCTTAACCTGTTCGCGCATCTGCTGGAAGAAAACGCCCAAGCGTTGTGCGAACTTGCCCATCAAGAAACCGGTTTGCCGGTTTCGCCGCGGCTGCTCGATGTCGAGTTGCCTCGCACGGTCAACCAGTTGAAGATGGCCGCTCAAGCAGCTGGCGAAGGAAGTTGGCGGGTGCCGACGATTGATACCAAGGCCAACATCCGCTCGTACTATGCAGGCATTGGTCCTGTGGCCGTGTTTGGACCCAATAACTTTCCGTTAGCATTTAATGGTGCTTCGGGGGGGGATTTTGCTGCGGCGATTGCGGCAGGAAATCCTGTGATCGTGAAAGCCAATCCTGCGCATCCTGCGACCACGCGTGAACTTGTGAAGTTGGCCGCTCAAGCTGCCAGCGAGATTGGTTTGCCGCCTGCCGCGATTCAGTTGGTTTATCACATGGCGAACGAGGACGGCCTGCGCATGGTTTCGGATCCTCGACTCGGCTCGATTGGGTTCACCGGGAGCGGCATCGCGGGACGCAAGCTGAAGGAAGCAGCGGATAAAGTCGGCAAGCCAATCTATTTGGAGATGTCGAGCATCAACCCGGTTGTGATCTTGCCCGGTGCTTTAGCAGAACGAGGGGCAGATATCGCCAGCGAATTCAGCACAAGCTGCTTGATGGCGGCAGGGCAGTTCTGCACCAACCCTGGCTTGATCATCCTTATGGACGACGAGCACACTACCCAGTTTATCACCACCGTTAAAGAAGCGTTTGGTAAGGCGCCGGCTGGCACACTTTTGACCAAAGGGGTAGAAGCTTCGTTGGCGAAAAGCCTGCAGCAGTTGATCGATGCCGGTGCCGACGTAGAAGTCAGCGGAAGCGGCGAGTCTTCGTCCAAGGGATATTCCTGCCCGAATACTTTGCTCAGCACGACCGGGGATAAATTCCTAGAGCAGCCAGAGGTCTTTCAGACGGAGGCGTTTGGCAACTCGTCGTTAATCGTGAAGGCGAAAAACCTTGATCAGGTTTGCCAGATCATTGATTCGCTGGAAGGTAACCTCACGGGGACGATTTACTCGGACCAGGAAGGTGGCGATGATCCTGCATACGATGCGGTTAGCCTAGTGCTTCGCCAGAAGGTGGGGCGTTTGATTAACGATAAGATGCCCACCGGTGTTGCTGTTAGCCCGGCAATGAACCACGGAGGTCCTTTCCCTTCGACCGGACACCCTGGTTTCACGGCGGTCGGCATTCCGGCGTCAATCCATCGCTTTGCCATGTTGCAGTGCTTCGACAACGTCAAGGAAGGGCGTTTGCCGCGCGAGCTGCACAACGAAAACCCAACCGGTCGGACTTGGCGTTTGATCGACGGGGCTTGGACCCAGAACAGCATCTCGTAG